A DNA window from Vanessa cardui chromosome 16, ilVanCard2.1, whole genome shotgun sequence contains the following coding sequences:
- the LOC124536296 gene encoding protein JTB, with amino-acid sequence MIETCSKRCMLLGTIFLGVLTIVVLILESQLADTLSGSQRMKNKTFPTENNSTCWMHQPYKIISECHPCSDFEIRSKSIGVCIHTNFKEILKCDNGETVTRSCDRVAYLEERAYWKFTIWSFVIGMVSSLAVMLRMRVLNYKAKLRARQVLSNGSI; translated from the exons atgattgagACGTGTTCCAAACGATGTATGCTCTTAGGAACGATTTTTTTGGGGGT ctTAACCATTGTGGTTCTTATATTAGAATCACAATTGGCTGACACACTTTCCGGCAGCCAAAGAATGAAAAACAAGACATTTCCTACAGAGAACAATTCTACATGCTGGATGCATcaaccatataaaataattagcgAATGTCACCCCTGCTCAG aTTTTGAGATACGTAGTAAGAGCATTGGAGTATGTATACacacaaatttcaaagaaattctgaaATGTGATAATGGTGAAACAGTAACAAGAAG CTGTGATCGAGTCGCTTATTTAGAAGAAAGGGCATATTGGAAGTTCACTATTTGGTCTTTTGTTATTGGAATGGTGTCATCATTAGCTGTCATGCTTAGAATGAGAGTACTCAACTACAAAGCAAAGCTAAGAGCTCGTCAAGTTCTCAGCAATGGAtcaatatga
- the LOC124536256 gene encoding sphingosine kinase 1-like — MALILAVMAEPKLSKDVYNVKSDENADSKEHIYLEETFYILSKKKSVFRVRLTSKGLSLIKETDDSSKEQTILLRDIIGSKCMRSKRRRVGARSCICSSFVGHQQLKVVDENSGDLDESDISAYLYIYAYNLKRSRRSFKRERTTITLRFRSYDKYEDNNREAQKWRTTIKCLLVDQPITYTLPYNDKKLLILLNPKSGPGKARELFQTKAAPILQESDTPYDLHVTKYAQYAREFVRTRNVYAWRGIVAVGGDGVLFEILNGMFERLDWQQAFAEVPLAILPCGSGNGLARTICHHYNEPYIPQNLTGLTMALARGKTAHMDVVRVETKSKIMFSFLSVGWGLLSDIDIESERLRAIGGQRFTVWALARLVGLRKYKGVVSYAKIKDVSNLPKPKHPLTISHSVSQDGALDSPEADAFFDCDENSEVFTSAVNGKRHQRVDSWYSVNSRRSAFYSTRGSEYHSVTSSGSEMRSPVHACMHGPASHLPSLMSQLPSHWVHEEGEFVMVYVSYQSYIGEDLLFAPRSNLSDGIMWMLIIKAGISRSQILSLLLGMSQGNHSEINTEHIKMIPVSAFRIVPEGPNGHLTVDGELVEYGPIQAEIFPNIVNLLVPDTK, encoded by the exons ATGGCCTTGATTCTGGCAGTTATGGCGGAACCTAAGCTCAGTAAAGACGTGTATAACGTCAAAAGTGATGAAAATGCCGACTCGAAAGAGCATATTTACCTTgaagaaacattttatattctttcTAAGAAGAAGTCTGTGTTCCGTGTAAGACTCACGTCAAAAGGGTtatcattaataaaagaaaCTGACGATAGTTCAAAAGAGCAAACCATACTATTGCGGGATATCATCGGCAGTAAATGTATGAGAAGTAAGAGACGTCGTGTTGGAGCCAGATCTTGTATTTGCAGTTCATTTGTGGGCCACCAACAGCTCAAGGTAGTAGATGAAAACAGTGGCGACCTTGATGAAAGCGATATCAGTGCGTATCTTTACATATACGCTTACAATTTAAAGCGCAGTCGCCGTAGTTTCAAACGAGAGAGAACAACAATAACACTCAGGTTCAGATCTTACGATAAATACGAAGACAATAACAGAGAAGCACAAAAGTGGCGaacaacaataaaatgtttattagtaGATCAGCCGATTACATACACGTTACCTTACAAcgataagaaattattaatactgTTGAATCCAAAGTCTGGCCCCGGGAAAGCAAGAGAACTTTTTCAGACAAAAGCCGCTCCAATTTTGCAAGAGTCAGATACACCTTACGATCTCCATGTTACCAAGTATGCCCAATATGCTCGTGAGTTTGTGCGTACGAGAAATGTTTACGCCTGGCGCGGAATAGTGGCAGTGGGAGGTGACGgggttttgtttgaaatattgaatGGAATGTTTGAGCGACTTGATTGGCAACAGGCTTTTGCTGAAGTTCCATTAGCTATTCTGCCATGTGGTTCTGGCAATGGCTTGGCGAGAACCATTTGTCATCACTACaa CGAACCTTATATCCCTCAAAATTTGACGGGTTTGACGATGGCGCTTGCACGAGGTAAAACAGCGCATATGGACGTCGTCAGAGTGGAGACTAAATCAAAA ataatgttttccttcttATCAGTCGGCTGGGGATTATTATCGGACATCGATATTGAGAGTGAAAGATTAAGAGCAATCGGAGGGCAAAGGTTCACAGTTTGGGCATTAGCGAGGCTGGTGGGATTGAGGAAGTACAAAGGTGTTGTGAGTTACGCTAAAATAAAGGATGTGAGCAATTTGCCTAAGCCGAAGCACCCGCTCACGATAAGCCATAGCGTAAGTCAGGACGGCGCGCTCGATTCGCCGGAAGCTGACGCATTTTTCGATTGCGACGAAAATTCCGAAGTATTCACGAGCGCCGTCAACGGCAAACGACACCAACGTGTCGATTCCTGGTATTCCGTGAACTCTAGGCGAAGTGCATTTTACAGCACCAGGGGTTCGGAGTATCACAGCGTAACGAGCAGTGGTTCTGAAATGCGGTCGCCGGTTCACGCGTGCATGCACGGCCCCGCTTCCCACTTGCCCTCCCTCATGTCCCAATTGCCGTCTCATTGGGTGCACGAGGAAGGCGAATTCGTTATGGTTTACGTTTCCTATCAGTCGTATATCGGCGAGGATTTACTGTTTGCTCCACGATCCAACCTGTCAGACGGTATCATGTGGATGCTTATCATAAAAGCTGGTATATCGAGATCTCAAATTTTATCACTATTATTAGGTATGAGCCAGGGAAATCATTCCGAAATTAACACGgaacatattaaaatgattcCAGTCAGTGCATTTAGGATAGTACCGGAGGGTCCAAATGGCCATCTCACGGTGGATGGCGAGCTTGTCGAGTACGGTCCCATTCAGGCCGAGATATTTCCTAACATAGTTAATCTCTTGGTACCGGATACAAAATAA
- the LOC124536257 gene encoding ankyrin repeat domain-containing protein 54, which produces MADSGVDTGNESSDNPVFDHSYCVLDFNPRAIPINLAGQPMPIEFLDEPHEHIGKIKCSTKARHCRLKYRYVGTICSSRNKKLRFAASTNNTDLVEKLLLSGADPNCSDEHKRSPLHLAACRGYVEVVKMLIRHGANPNIKDTLGNTPLHLAACTNHIPVVIELLDAGTDVSSHDKNGRNPIQLAQSKLKLIQMRPSGAGHFEETKQLISEICLVVEMMLKYMKIQKADACELESVRERLENVSTREQVDSEVQNLLDSLDSLKLR; this is translated from the coding sequence ATGGCTGATTCAGGTGTGGACACAGGTAATGAGAGTAGCGACAATCCTGTTTTCGACCATTCGTACTGTGTGTTAGATTTCAATCCACGAGCAATACCGATTAATTTAGCTGGACAACCAATGCCAATTGAATTTTTAGACGAACCTCATGAACATATTggcaaaataaaatgttcaacaAAAGCTAGGCATTGCAGATTGAAATATCGATATGTGGGTACAATATGTTCTTCGAGAAACAAGAAATTACGATTTGCAGCGTCTACAAACAATACCGATCTGGTTGAAAAGCTGCTTTTATCAGGCGCTGACCCAAACTGTTCTGATGAACACAAAAGAAGCCCTTTACATTTGGCAGCTTGTCGTGGTTATGTAGAGgttgttaaaatgttaattagaCACGGAGCTAACCCGAATATTAAAGATACTTTGGGTAACACGCCTCTTCATCTTGCAGCGTGTACAAACCACATCCCTGTTGTCATAGAATTGCTTGATGCAGGAACAGATGTTAGCTCTCATGACAAGAATGGTCGTAATCCCATTCAGTTGGCACAGAGCAAGTTGAAATTGATACAAATGCGACCTAGTGGTGCTGGCCACTTTGAGGAGACTAAACAACTTATCAGTGAAATTTGCTTGGTTGTTGAAATGATGCTTAAATACATGAAGATACAAAAGGCAGATGCATGTGAATTGGAATCTGTACGAGAAAGATTAGAAAATGTTAGCACAAGGGAACAAGTTGATTCTGAAGTACAAAACCTACTTGACAGTCTTGACTCCTTGAAATTAAGATAA
- the LOC124536295 gene encoding tRNA (cytosine(38)-C(5))-methyltransferase, which yields MTLHRILELYSGIGGMHCAWNESGLNGEVMLAVDVNNVANEVYKYNFPDTPLLNKNIQSLTPDYIDKLNVNTILMSPPCQPFTRNGKYLDESDPRTNSFLHLINMFVHLDNIEYILMENVKGFECSTVRNMFINKLKECKFDYQEFLLCPSSFGVPNSRLRYYCIARRNNSVWPFRSKEDIIKSLPKYYGHPIALEDILELNVPEKYLVSDKLLKRAKVLDICYKHSRRSCCFTKAYTHYVEGTGSVFTNATPEEVEECYKVAKTFDDKSDDFVDTIKQLKLRFFTPKEVLALMSFSKNYKFPETITTKQCYRLLGNSVNVKVITELLKILFE from the exons atgacgtTACACAGAATTTTAGAACTTTATAGTGGTATTGGTGGCATGCATTGCGCGTGGAatg AGTCGGGGTTGAATGGTGAAGTAATGTTGGCTGTTGATGTAAACAATGTCGCCAACGAGGTTTACAAATACAACTTTCCCGACACTCCAttactgaataaaaatatacaatccTTAACACCAGATTACATCGATAAGCTTAATGTGAATACGATTCTTATGTCTCCCCCTTGTCAGCCCTTTACTAGAAACGGTAAATATTTGGACGAAAGTGACCCTAGAACCAactcttttttacatttaataaacatgtTTGTACACTTAGacaatattgaatacattttaatggAAAATGTAAAGGGTTTTGAATGTtcaactgtaagaaatatgtttataaacaaattaaaagaatGTAAATTTGACTATCAAGAGTTTCTGTTATGTCCGTCCAGTTTTGGTGTGCCTAATTCCAGATTGAGATATTATTGTATAGCTAGAAGAAACAATTCTGTATGGCCTTTTCGAAGTAAAGAGGATATT ATCAAAAGTCTTCCAAAATATTATGGACATCCTATAGCTTTAGAAGATATATTAGAATTGAATGTTccagaaaaatatttagttagtgACAAATTGTTAAAGAGGGCTAAAGTATTGGACATCTGTTATAAACATTCTAGACGATCCTGCTGTTTTACTAAAGCCTATACTCATTATGTTGAAGGCACTGGTTCAGTTTTTACTAATGCTACACCAGAAGAAGTTGAAGAATGTTATAAAGTAGCAAAAACATTTGATGATAAGAGCGATGATTTTGTAGacacaataaaacaattgaagttGAGGTTTTTCACACCCAAGGAAGTTCTAGCACTAATGTCATTTTCGAAAAACTATAAATTTCCTGAAACTATTACAACAAAACAGTGTTATAGATTATTGGGAAACAGTGTTAATGTTAAAGTTAttacagaattattaaaaatactcttTGAATGA